From a region of the Pogona vitticeps strain Pit_001003342236 chromosome 7, PviZW2.1, whole genome shotgun sequence genome:
- the KISS1R gene encoding kiSS-1 receptor encodes MLAIALMPLFSREVQGANNTEKHVRRLLQNMSETLLWGSFVSKSNGSSLFFLNGSACPAGLLCGNPSRPPGPPLLVDAWLVPLFFVLLMVVGLVGNVLVVYVVTKHKPMRTVTNFYIANLAATDIIFLVVCVPFTAALYPLPGWIFGEVMCKLVNYVQQVSVQATCITLTALSVDRWYVTVFPLRALRQRTPRVAAAVSLGTWVGSFLVSIPVLMYNQLTEGYWFGPQTYCSESFPSIHHQQAFILYNFLAVYLFPLLTLLLCYAAMIHQMGRPAIEPANHPCQVRPLAERSAATRARISRMVALVVALFAVCWGPVQFLLLLQAFGSGLPHSYSAYKVKTWAHCMSYANSCVNPIVYAFMGTNFRKAFQKVFPSAFKRRVGASGPARKALADTEMQFVSSGM; translated from the exons ATGCTGGCCATAGCCCTGATGCCGCTCTTCTCACGAGAGGTTCAGGGGGCAAATAACACTGAGAAGCACGTGCGTAGACTGCTCCAGAACATGAGCGAGACCTTGTTATGGGGCTCTTTCGTCTCTAAATCCAACGggtcctccctcttcttcctcaacGGTTCGGCCTGCCCAGCTGGGCTGTTGTGCGGCAATCCCTCGAGGCCCCCAGGCCCGCCGCTCCTGGTAGATGCCTGGCTGGTGCCCCTGTTCTTCGTGCTGCTGATGGTGGTGGGGCTGGTTGGCAACGTGCTGGTGGTCTACGTGGTCACCAAACACAAGCCGATGAGGACCGTGACCAACTTCTACATTG CCAACCTGGCCGCCACGGACATCATCTTCCTGGTGGTCTGTGTCCCCTTCACGGCTGCGCTGTATCCGCTTCCCGGCTGGATCTTTGGTGAGGTCATGTGTAAGCTGGTCAACTACGTCCAACAG GTCTCCGTGCAAGCCACGTGCATCACCCTGACGGCCTTGAGCGTGGACCGGTGGTACGTGACGGTGTTCCCGCTCCGAGCCCTGAGGCAGCGCACCCCACGTGTCGCCGCGGCCGTCAGCCTGGGCACCTGGGTCG GGTCCTTTCTGGTCTCCATCCCAGTGCTGATGTACAACCAGCTGACGGAAGGCTACTGGTTTGGCCCCCAGACCTACTGCAGCGAGTCCTTCCCTTCCATCCACCACCAGCAGGCCTTCATCCTCTACAACTTCCTGGCCGTTTACCTCTTCCCTTTGCTCACCCTCCTCCTCTGCTATGCCGCCATGATCCACCAGATGGGGCGCCCGGCCATCGAGCCAGCCAACCACCCCTGCCAG GTGCGGCCGCTGGCCGAGCGCTCAGCGGCCACACGGGCCAGGATCTCCCGGATGGTGGCTTTGGTGGTGGCCCTCTTCGCGGTCTGCTGGGGCCCCGTgcagtttctcctcctcctccaggcctTTGGATCGGGGCTCCCACACAGCTACTCTGCCTACAAGGTGAAGACCTGGGCCCACTGCATGTCCTACGCCAACTCCTGCGTCAACCCCATCGTCTATGCCTTCATGGGCACCAACTTCCGGAAGGCCTTCCAGAAAGTCTTCCCGTCGGCCTTCAAGCGGCGGGTGGGGGCCTCGGGCCCTGCCAGGAAGGCCCTCGCTGACACCGAGATGCAGTTTGTCTCCTCGGGGATGTAG